In Marivivens aquimaris, one genomic interval encodes:
- a CDS encoding LysR family transcriptional regulator: protein MDWRSINFDWNRARAFLVTAEEGSLSAAARALGLTQPTLGRQVDALEQELGVMLFERIGRGLRLTPAGHELMDAARQMGEAASRLSLSAVSQNEAMEGEVLIACSDVYGALIMPRIVAQLRAAEPRITIRLVVSNSASDLLRREADIALRNFRPEEPNLVARKLRDTCARLYATPDYLRSIGNPETQADLSRASFIAPDDPAMIARSLASFGFDLTEANFPIIADNFLVMWEHVKQGLGIGFIDEQIGNAEPKVTEALPAMRPISYPIWLVAHREIYQNRRLRFVYDFLAEALRQPLHSDENTSG from the coding sequence ATGGATTGGAGATCGATCAACTTCGACTGGAACCGCGCCCGCGCTTTCCTCGTCACCGCAGAGGAAGGCTCGCTGTCCGCCGCCGCCCGCGCCCTCGGCCTGACCCAACCCACCCTCGGCAGACAAGTCGACGCGCTCGAGCAGGAACTCGGCGTGATGCTCTTCGAACGCATTGGTCGCGGCCTGCGCCTGACGCCTGCGGGACATGAACTCATGGACGCGGCCCGCCAGATGGGCGAAGCTGCCAGCCGCCTCTCGCTCTCCGCCGTCAGCCAGAACGAAGCGATGGAGGGCGAGGTCCTCATCGCCTGCTCGGATGTCTACGGCGCCCTGATCATGCCGCGGATCGTAGCTCAGCTCCGCGCCGCCGAGCCTCGCATCACTATCCGTCTCGTTGTCTCGAACTCCGCCTCGGACCTCCTCCGCCGCGAAGCCGACATCGCCCTGCGCAACTTCCGTCCCGAAGAGCCAAACCTCGTTGCCCGCAAACTCCGCGACACCTGCGCCCGCCTCTACGCAACGCCGGATTACCTGCGCTCGATCGGTAATCCCGAAACCCAAGCCGACCTCTCTCGCGCCAGCTTCATCGCTCCCGATGATCCGGCCATGATCGCGCGTTCCCTCGCCAGTTTCGGCTTCGACCTGACCGAAGCGAATTTCCCCATCATCGCCGACAACTTCCTCGTCATGTGGGAACACGTCAAACAGGGGCTTGGCATCGGCTTCATCGACGAACAGATCGGCAATGCAGAGCCCAAAGTCACCGAAGCCCTTCCCGCCATGCGCCCCATCAGCTATCCGATCTGGCTGGTCGCGCACCGCGAGATCTACCAGAACCGCCGCCTACGCTTCGTCTACGACTTCCTGGCCGAGGCGCTCCGCCAACCGCTTCATTCTGACGAAAATACCTCGGGGTGA
- a CDS encoding sensor histidine kinase, with amino-acid sequence MRYLSVILSLVFIGLVSLGAALVAHQYFQGQELEKARGRLSLYRASVNAELDRFSHLTHILAKDPFVVSSLLNGNTTIVDSRFEDFADQSGLDAIYLINPQGLTIAASNHALPSSFIGEDYSFRPYFQDALAGKQGRFYAIGATTGQPGYFIADPVLATGGRVLGVVVIKINFGALEESWRSSGETVFMANEDGVILLASNRDYLYRTTEPLSASQRNVILFSRQFPNQQLEPLGWSLSDNTAKLSGRDWLHLSANAAPHNWQIHYFMADERSSALAWLTAAAVVIILGSILIAFQIQRTRRIGTALRRSEEEEAKLRLANERLAQEIVDRRTAERRLSRTQSELERASRLAALGRLAASVTHELGQPIAAMRNHVAAAELGPSGPNRLTASIGGLIDRMEGITRQLKFFARSDTDDFAEFDLVAAMDASLSLVAPNIDSTGTAITFDRPDGPVLIRGSKLHVEQVITNVLRNAIDAVEDTDEPTVIIRIGSDPTPWFEVQDNGHGLGDATLADLQEPFVTTRESGRGMGLGLAISSSIVKDHEGTMQASNIEDGGALFRVTFPAPTANERGDA; translated from the coding sequence ATGCGCTACCTTTCGGTCATCCTGTCACTGGTTTTCATCGGGCTCGTCTCGCTGGGGGCAGCCCTCGTGGCGCATCAATATTTCCAAGGTCAGGAGCTTGAGAAAGCCCGCGGCCGCCTGTCGCTCTACCGCGCGTCGGTGAATGCCGAACTTGACCGGTTTTCCCACCTGACCCACATTCTCGCCAAGGACCCATTTGTCGTCAGCAGCCTCCTCAACGGCAACACGACCATCGTCGATAGCCGGTTCGAGGACTTCGCCGATCAATCGGGCCTTGATGCGATCTACCTGATCAATCCGCAGGGCCTAACCATCGCCGCGTCGAACCACGCCCTACCGTCGAGCTTCATCGGCGAGGACTATTCGTTCCGCCCCTACTTTCAGGACGCGCTCGCGGGCAAACAGGGCCGGTTCTACGCCATCGGCGCGACGACCGGCCAGCCGGGGTATTTCATTGCCGATCCGGTCCTTGCCACAGGGGGCCGCGTACTTGGCGTGGTCGTGATCAAGATCAACTTTGGCGCGCTTGAGGAAAGCTGGCGCAGTTCTGGCGAGACGGTTTTCATGGCCAATGAGGACGGTGTCATCCTGCTCGCCTCCAACCGCGACTACCTCTACCGCACGACCGAACCGCTCAGCGCATCGCAGCGGAATGTGATCCTGTTTTCCCGTCAGTTCCCTAATCAGCAGCTGGAGCCGCTCGGCTGGTCACTCTCGGACAACACGGCAAAACTTTCGGGGCGCGATTGGCTGCATCTCAGCGCCAACGCGGCGCCGCATAACTGGCAAATTCACTACTTCATGGCGGATGAACGCTCCTCTGCCCTCGCGTGGCTGACGGCTGCGGCTGTAGTGATCATCCTCGGCTCGATCCTGATTGCCTTCCAGATTCAGCGCACGCGGCGCATCGGGACGGCACTGAGGCGTTCCGAGGAAGAGGAGGCCAAGCTCCGCCTCGCAAACGAACGCCTCGCGCAGGAGATCGTTGATCGCAGAACGGCAGAGCGACGTTTGAGCCGTACCCAGAGCGAACTGGAGCGCGCCAGCCGTTTGGCCGCGCTGGGTCGCCTCGCGGCCTCTGTCACCCACGAACTTGGCCAGCCCATCGCCGCGATGCGCAACCATGTTGCTGCAGCAGAGCTTGGGCCAAGCGGGCCGAACCGCCTCACAGCCAGTATCGGCGGTCTGATCGACCGGATGGAAGGCATCACGCGGCAACTCAAATTCTTCGCCCGCTCCGACACCGATGATTTCGCGGAATTCGACCTCGTTGCCGCGATGGATGCGTCGCTTTCCTTGGTCGCGCCGAATATCGACAGCACAGGCACGGCGATCACCTTCGACCGCCCCGATGGTCCCGTCCTGATCCGCGGCAGCAAACTGCACGTCGAGCAGGTCATCACCAACGTGTTGCGCAACGCTATCGATGCGGTTGAGGATACCGACGAGCCGACCGTTATCATCCGCATCGGCAGCGACCCGACCCCTTGGTTCGAGGTGCAGGACAACGGGCACGGCCTTGGTGACGCGACCCTCGCAGACCTTCAGGAGCCGTTCGTAACCACCCGCGAAAGCGGGCGCGGCATGGGCCTCGGCCTCGCGATTTCCTCCAGCATCGTCAAAGATCACGAAGGCACCATGCAGGCGTCGAATATCGAAGACGGCGGCGCGCTTTTCCGTGTGACCTTCCCAGCCCCGACTGCGAACGAACGAGGTGACGCATGA